In Polaribacter sp. L3A8, a genomic segment contains:
- a CDS encoding dienelactone hydrolase family protein, producing the protein MSALKKEDISQEVFDLYDDYAHNKIDRKVFLQKLSLFAVGAITLPALLSFISPNYLDSIVVKPTDPRLITETIHYASPKGGLKMTGLLATPKEATSKLPGIIVVHENRGLNPYIKDVTRRVALEGFIALAPDALSPMGGYPGDDDKGRALQNKRDQNEMLEDFIAGYNYLKDHKDCNGKVAVVGFCFGGWISNMMAVRLPQLAAAVPYYGRQPEKENAAKIKAPLLLQYAGLDKRVNEGWPAFDKVLTENNIEHEAHFYPDVNHGFHNNTTPRYDEAAADLSWERTIAFFNKHLKE; encoded by the coding sequence ATGTCTGCACTTAAAAAAGAAGATATTAGTCAAGAAGTATTTGATTTATACGATGACTACGCACATAACAAAATAGATAGAAAAGTTTTTTTACAAAAACTTTCTTTATTTGCGGTAGGTGCTATTACACTACCTGCTTTATTAAGTTTTATTTCTCCTAATTATCTAGACTCTATTGTTGTAAAACCTACAGACCCCAGATTAATCACAGAAACCATACATTACGCTTCGCCAAAAGGAGGTTTAAAAATGACAGGATTACTCGCAACGCCAAAAGAAGCTACAAGTAAATTACCGGGTATTATTGTGGTTCATGAAAACAGAGGATTGAATCCATATATTAAAGATGTTACGAGAAGAGTCGCTTTAGAAGGTTTTATTGCTTTGGCGCCTGATGCACTTTCTCCTATGGGAGGATATCCCGGAGATGATGATAAAGGGAGAGCATTGCAAAATAAAAGAGACCAAAATGAAATGTTAGAAGACTTTATTGCAGGTTACAATTATCTAAAAGATCATAAAGATTGCAACGGTAAAGTAGCTGTTGTTGGTTTTTGCTTTGGCGGATGGATTTCTAATATGATGGCGGTTAGATTACCCCAATTAGCTGCTGCCGTTCCTTATTACGGTAGACAACCAGAAAAGGAGAATGCTGCAAAAATTAAAGCACCTTTATTATTACAATATGCTGGTTTAGACAAAAGAGTAAATGAAGGTTGGCCTGCATTTGATAAAGTTTTAACAGAAAATAATATTGAACACGAAGCTCATTTTTATCCGGATGTTAACCACGGGTTTCATAACAACACAACACCTAGATATGATGAAGCTGCTGCAGATTTGTCTTGGGAAAGAACCATTGCTTTTTTTAATAAACATTTAAAAGAATAG
- a CDS encoding class I SAM-dependent methyltransferase — MKKKTLISKELDDFYNKASEETRLEKGMGIFEFERIKELIQQHISKPNNTIIDVGGGTGKYAEWLAKNNHTVHLVEPVLKHIKLAEKRAKKLKKPFTVTIGEAKKLPFKDNSADLVILHGPLYHLQQREDRVAAIIEAKRVLKKGGIILGFAINATASTVVGLMNGMIHANSFFDMCKAELTTGVHDAPKDFPFLLADAFYHKPAGLKAEFLEQNLNFINLFAVEGMIWLDNEYFANMLDKKKSKTLKALQTLTQNDEYLLPFSPHMMIAVKK; from the coding sequence GTGAAGAAGAAAACTCTTATTAGTAAAGAATTAGACGACTTTTACAACAAAGCTTCAGAAGAAACCAGACTAGAAAAAGGTATGGGTATTTTTGAATTTGAACGTATTAAAGAACTGATACAACAACACATATCTAAACCAAACAACACCATTATAGATGTTGGTGGCGGAACAGGAAAATATGCTGAATGGTTAGCAAAAAACAACCATACAGTTCACTTAGTAGAACCTGTTTTAAAGCATATTAAACTTGCCGAAAAGAGAGCTAAAAAGTTAAAGAAACCTTTTACAGTTACTATTGGTGAAGCTAAAAAACTACCTTTTAAAGATAATTCTGCCGATTTGGTAATTTTACACGGACCTTTGTACCATTTGCAACAAAGAGAAGATAGAGTTGCTGCAATTATAGAAGCTAAAAGAGTGTTGAAAAAAGGTGGAATTATTTTAGGTTTTGCCATTAATGCCACTGCTTCTACAGTTGTTGGCTTAATGAATGGAATGATACACGCCAACTCGTTTTTTGATATGTGTAAAGCAGAATTAACAACAGGCGTACATGATGCACCAAAAGATTTTCCTTTTTTATTGGCAGACGCATTTTATCATAAACCTGCAGGTTTAAAAGCAGAGTTTTTAGAACAAAACCTCAACTTTATAAACCTTTTTGCTGTAGAAGGAATGATTTGGCTAGACAATGAATATTTTGCAAACATGTTAGATAAGAAAAAATCGAAAACCTTAAAAGCATTACAAACCCTTACTCAAAACGATGAGTATTTGTTACCTTTTAGTCCGCATATGATGATTGCTGTTAAAAAATAA
- a CDS encoding FAD-dependent oxidoreductase: MSEKEVHWGVCINCKGRGKKRKSLPKKIRFNYKIALEQFNNSKEKEPAPIRPEGQLQTCSNCKGTGLSRSNTKPFVNKKDYPHVAIIGAGIGGVALAVACLHRGIPFTLYERDNSFNTRSQGYGLTLQQASKAMASLGILSLEKGITSTKHIVHTAEGKIVGEWGIRKWGRSDTKASPKRTNIHIARQSLRLALLEQLNGSEHVKWGHQLLNFNETEEGITLNFQVNNQIKSAKADLVVGADGIRSTVRKLLIGDDITPLHYLGCIVILGICPLENLENIDSSLLDAATVFQTANGNERIYMMPYDSETIMWQLSFPISEKEAKKLNLQGAKALKEEACKRTLWHSPIPQIVAATNENLISGYPVYDRELLKPEFLKNANAVTIIGDAAHPMSPFKGQGANQALLDALSLAREISKGCTPLSEWKEKGIRKMVLTTFEAEMIERSATKVKSSAKAAELLHSEIVLYKGDGPRGKHRKTEN; encoded by the coding sequence GTGTCAGAGAAAGAGGTGCATTGGGGAGTTTGTATAAACTGTAAAGGAAGAGGAAAGAAAAGAAAAAGTCTTCCTAAAAAAATACGCTTCAATTATAAAATAGCCTTAGAACAATTTAACAATTCTAAAGAAAAAGAGCCTGCTCCTATTCGCCCGGAGGGACAATTACAAACCTGCTCTAATTGTAAAGGAACTGGATTATCACGTTCTAATACAAAACCTTTTGTAAACAAAAAAGACTATCCGCACGTTGCTATAATTGGTGCCGGAATCGGTGGCGTTGCACTTGCTGTTGCTTGTTTGCATCGTGGAATTCCTTTTACGCTTTACGAACGAGATAATAGTTTTAATACACGCTCTCAAGGCTATGGACTTACTTTACAACAAGCTAGTAAAGCAATGGCATCTTTAGGTATACTATCTTTAGAGAAAGGTATAACATCAACCAAGCACATCGTACACACTGCCGAAGGTAAAATCGTAGGCGAATGGGGAATTAGAAAATGGGGACGATCAGACACAAAAGCATCTCCAAAACGAACAAACATTCACATTGCAAGACAGTCTTTGCGTTTAGCGTTACTTGAGCAACTAAATGGAAGTGAGCATGTAAAATGGGGACATCAATTATTAAATTTTAATGAAACCGAAGAAGGTATAACGCTAAATTTTCAAGTAAACAACCAAATAAAAAGCGCCAAGGCGGATCTTGTTGTTGGTGCAGACGGAATTCGAAGTACCGTTAGAAAACTACTTATTGGTGATGACATAACTCCTTTACACTATTTAGGTTGTATTGTTATTTTAGGTATTTGTCCGCTAGAAAACTTAGAAAACATTGATAGCTCTCTATTAGATGCTGCAACCGTTTTTCAAACCGCAAATGGTAACGAAAGAATTTACATGATGCCTTATGATTCAGAAACCATTATGTGGCAACTTAGTTTTCCCATATCAGAAAAAGAAGCTAAAAAACTGAATTTACAAGGCGCAAAAGCACTTAAAGAAGAAGCTTGTAAAAGAACGCTGTGGCACAGTCCTATTCCTCAAATTGTAGCAGCAACCAACGAGAATTTAATTTCTGGCTATCCGGTATATGATCGAGAATTACTAAAACCTGAATTCTTAAAAAATGCAAACGCAGTTACTATAATAGGAGATGCAGCGCACCCAATGAGTCCTTTTAAAGGCCAAGGAGCTAACCAAGCTTTACTTGACGCATTGTCACTTGCTAGAGAAATATCAAAAGGCTGTACCCCTTTATCAGAATGGAAAGAAAAAGGAATTAGAAAAATGGTACTAACAACATTTGAAGCAGAAATGATAGAACGGAGTGCTACCAAAGTAAAGAGTTCTGCTAAAGCTGCTGAATTATTGCACTCTGAAATTGTTTTGTATAAAGGTGATGGTCCTAGAGGGAAACACCGAAAAACAGAAAACTAA
- a CDS encoding glycine--tRNA ligase subunit alpha → MMKKTQFLFTLIFIFLVTISYAQNVVYKDTTYTVKRKSIYLAKVDVTKTLKPEKVNEIFAIHKINEERIEAAKKAKKEKKASEKKVKKAEKALKKKVKAQKNLSKANDKLKSGIKKYNNLKENGDLSPNDNKKWLGKIEKLKKNVTKAEKNFKKS, encoded by the coding sequence ATGATGAAAAAAACACAATTCCTATTCACTTTAATATTCATTTTTTTAGTTACTATTTCTTACGCACAAAACGTGGTGTATAAAGACACAACTTATACTGTTAAAAGGAAATCAATTTATTTAGCCAAAGTAGATGTAACAAAAACTTTAAAGCCAGAAAAGGTCAATGAAATTTTTGCTATTCATAAAATAAATGAAGAAAGAATAGAAGCTGCAAAAAAAGCTAAAAAAGAAAAAAAAGCTTCTGAAAAGAAAGTAAAAAAAGCCGAAAAAGCTTTAAAAAAGAAAGTGAAAGCTCAGAAAAATTTAAGCAAAGCAAACGACAAATTAAAAAGTGGGATTAAAAAATATAATAACCTTAAAGAAAATGGTGATTTATCTCCTAACGACAACAAAAAATGGTTAGGTAAAATAGAAAAGCTAAAAAAGAATGTAACAAAAGCTGAAAAGAATTTTAAAAAATCATAA
- a CDS encoding DMT family transporter, with the protein MNWIILVIAGLFEVAFAFCLGKAKEATGNEMYFWYLGFLITCGISMVLLIKATQTLPIGTAYAVWTGIGAVGTVLVGIIVFKEPATFLRLFFITTLVISIVGLKVVSQ; encoded by the coding sequence ATGAATTGGATTATTTTAGTAATCGCAGGTTTATTTGAAGTAGCATTTGCATTCTGTTTAGGAAAAGCAAAAGAAGCCACAGGTAATGAAATGTATTTTTGGTATTTAGGTTTCCTTATCACTTGTGGTATTAGCATGGTCCTTTTAATCAAAGCAACTCAGACATTGCCTATCGGAACTGCATATGCAGTATGGACAGGGATTGGTGCTGTTGGAACTGTTTTAGTAGGAATCATTGTTTTTAAAGAACCTGCAACATTTTTAAGATTATTTTTCATAACCACATTAGTAATCTCTATTGTTGGGTTAAAAGTCGTTTCGCAATAA
- a CDS encoding YgiQ family radical SAM protein, whose amino-acid sequence MQEPKRHQLTDWLPTTNKEVKIRGWEELDVILFSGDAYVDHPSFGPAVIGRILESYGLRVAIVPQPSVNDNLQDFEKLGKPRLFFGVTGGCMDPMVSNYTASKRSRDKDAYTPNGDKGFRPDYATSVYSKILKDKFPDIPVLIGGIEASLRRVTHYDYWSDKLLPGILETSKADMLVYGMGEQPLREIVELMQKGVPFSSLKNIKQTAIYVNEKKEKLPVVNDWEDVTINSHEACLKDKKTFASNFKVIEQESNKLKARRVLQRVGENTLVINPPFPTMTEKEIDGSFDLPFTRLPHPKYNKRGPIPAFEMIKFSINIHRGCFGGCSFCTISAHQGKFIASRSQESVLREIDKVANMPDFKGYLSDIGGPSANMYQMKGKVQSICDKCVAPSCISPVICSNLDTSHKPLTELYQAVDKHPKIKKSFIGSGIRHDMLVPEFNKNADPKELDAYTEEVMTKHVSGRLKVAPEHTSDPVLKLMRKPSFKYFHMFKERFDKINIKKKLNLQLIPYFISSHPASEVEDMANLAAETKDMGFQLEQVQGFTPTPMTVATVIYYSGYHPYTLKPTKTPKTKKEREDQHKFFFWYKKENKDWIKNTLNKVGRQDLLQKLLPENNSWKKNKNAKEVKNTFDDAVPVPFNKRKKKASRAPKRRR is encoded by the coding sequence ATGCAAGAACCTAAAAGACATCAATTAACCGACTGGTTACCAACCACAAACAAGGAAGTGAAAATTCGTGGTTGGGAAGAATTAGACGTTATTTTATTTAGCGGAGACGCGTATGTAGATCATCCATCATTTGGACCTGCAGTAATCGGTCGTATTTTAGAAAGTTACGGCTTGCGTGTGGCCATTGTGCCGCAACCAAGTGTAAACGATAATTTACAAGATTTTGAAAAACTAGGAAAGCCTCGTTTGTTTTTTGGGGTTACTGGTGGTTGTATGGATCCGATGGTTTCTAATTACACGGCAAGTAAGCGTAGTAGAGATAAAGATGCGTATACACCAAATGGTGATAAAGGGTTTAGACCAGATTATGCAACTTCTGTGTATTCTAAGATTTTAAAAGATAAGTTTCCGGATATTCCTGTCTTAATTGGAGGAATTGAAGCTTCATTAAGACGTGTAACGCATTATGATTATTGGTCTGATAAGTTGTTACCTGGTATTTTAGAGACGTCTAAAGCAGATATGTTAGTTTACGGAATGGGGGAACAGCCTTTGCGAGAAATTGTAGAATTGATGCAAAAAGGGGTTCCGTTTTCTAGTTTAAAAAACATTAAACAAACGGCTATTTACGTTAATGAAAAGAAAGAGAAATTACCTGTTGTAAATGATTGGGAAGATGTTACCATTAATTCTCATGAGGCTTGTTTAAAGGATAAGAAAACGTTTGCTTCTAACTTTAAAGTGATAGAACAAGAGTCTAATAAGTTAAAAGCACGTAGAGTTTTACAACGAGTAGGAGAGAATACGTTGGTGATTAATCCGCCGTTTCCTACCATGACAGAAAAGGAAATTGATGGTTCTTTCGATTTGCCTTTTACGCGTTTACCGCATCCAAAATATAACAAACGTGGACCAATACCTGCGTTTGAAATGATAAAATTTTCTATTAACATTCACAGAGGGTGTTTTGGTGGTTGTAGTTTTTGTACAATTTCTGCGCATCAAGGAAAGTTTATAGCAAGTAGAAGTCAGGAATCTGTTTTAAGAGAAATAGATAAAGTGGCAAATATGCCAGATTTTAAAGGGTATTTATCTGATATTGGTGGACCTTCTGCTAATATGTATCAGATGAAAGGGAAAGTACAATCTATTTGCGACAAATGTGTGGCACCTAGTTGTATATCGCCTGTAATTTGTTCTAATTTAGATACGTCTCATAAACCTTTAACGGAATTATACCAAGCAGTTGATAAACATCCGAAGATTAAAAAATCTTTTATAGGAAGTGGAATTAGACATGATATGTTGGTGCCGGAATTCAATAAAAATGCAGATCCAAAAGAATTAGATGCGTATACAGAAGAGGTAATGACAAAACATGTTTCTGGTCGTTTAAAAGTAGCGCCAGAGCATACGTCTGATCCTGTTTTAAAGCTGATGCGTAAACCTTCTTTTAAATATTTTCACATGTTTAAAGAGCGTTTCGATAAAATAAATATTAAGAAGAAATTGAACTTACAATTGATTCCGTATTTTATTTCTAGTCATCCAGCAAGTGAAGTGGAAGACATGGCAAATTTAGCTGCAGAAACCAAAGATATGGGCTTTCAGTTAGAACAAGTGCAAGGTTTTACACCAACACCTATGACGGTTGCAACGGTTATTTATTATTCAGGATATCACCCGTATACTTTAAAACCGACTAAAACACCGAAGACTAAAAAGGAGCGTGAAGACCAACATAAATTTTTCTTTTGGTATAAGAAAGAAAATAAAGATTGGATTAAAAACACGTTGAACAAAGTTGGAAGACAAGATTTATTACAGAAATTATTACCTGAAAATAATTCTTGGAAAAAGAATAAAAATGCAAAAGAAGTAAAGAATACTTTTGATGATGCAGTGCCTGTTCCTTTTAATAAGAGAAAGAAAAAAGCAAGTAGAGCACCTAAAAGAAGAAGATAA
- a CDS encoding DJ-1/PfpI family protein, with amino-acid sequence MHKYLYIICLLVLVSCVPENKDKKRDEQLKQNKQEKTFPKLEKDRYNVAFLIMEGTFNTELTAPFDIFQHTIFRENIKAMNVFTVANTDKPITTFEGMRILPDFNYLKDSLPKIDILVVPSAEHHLDTDLEDVEMISFVKRVDKEATYITSHCDGAFVLAKAGLLNDRVSTTFPSDIDKMRATFPGLDIRKEVLFVHDGKYITSAGGAKSFEAALYLCEFLYGKEVAKSLAGGLVIDWNVDEVPHLIVE; translated from the coding sequence ATGCATAAATACCTTTATATAATTTGTTTGCTAGTACTTGTTAGTTGTGTTCCTGAAAATAAAGATAAAAAAAGGGATGAGCAGCTAAAACAAAATAAGCAAGAAAAAACGTTTCCTAAGTTAGAAAAAGACAGATATAATGTTGCTTTTTTAATTATGGAAGGCACTTTTAATACAGAACTAACAGCTCCGTTTGATATTTTTCAGCACACCATTTTTAGAGAAAACATAAAAGCAATGAATGTTTTTACCGTTGCAAATACAGACAAACCAATTACTACTTTTGAAGGAATGAGAATTTTGCCAGATTTTAATTATCTAAAAGATTCGTTACCAAAAATAGATATTTTAGTGGTTCCTTCTGCAGAACATCATTTAGATACAGATTTAGAGGATGTTGAAATGATTAGTTTTGTAAAAAGAGTTGATAAAGAGGCTACTTATATTACATCTCATTGCGATGGTGCTTTTGTATTGGCAAAAGCAGGCTTGTTAAATGATAGAGTTTCTACCACTTTTCCGAGTGATATTGATAAAATGAGAGCAACGTTTCCGGGTTTAGATATTAGAAAAGAAGTGTTGTTTGTACACGATGGAAAATATATTACTTCTGCCGGTGGTGCAAAATCTTTTGAAGCTGCGTTGTATTTATGTGAGTTTTTATACGGAAAAGAAGTAGCAAAATCTTTAGCTGGTGGTTTGGTAATTGATTGGAATGTAGATGAGGTGCCGCATTTAATTGTAGAGTAA
- a CDS encoding CocE/NonD family hydrolase yields the protein MKKLLLLTILSLFLISSCNSTIEKAQKKDTFVADNYTKKEVDIAMRDGVKLHTTIYTPKDNSKKHPILMQRTPYSSAPYGEGKMKTKIGPNVHLMKELNIVVYQDVRGRWMSEGVYDNMRAYLPNKTAKQSDEVSDTYDTIDWLVKNVENNNGNVGTWGISYPGHYATISTIDAHPALKAASPQACIGDFFFDDFHHNGAFMLSYFRAISLFGTYKDTPTDSAWYSFPKMDSQDQYQFFLDKGPLKNLNEYFQYDKLDVANTEKDKNRIDDFFWKEITEHPNYDSVWQSKGIIKHLDKVPSTVATMIVGGEFDAEDLYGPLETYKAIEKHGKENYNTLVFGPWDHGKWARSTVENYVGNYYFGDSISLKFQSDIETKFFNHFLKGNGDKNSGLPEAYVFDSGKKEWKSYDVWPPKNTVKENWFLSANQELTSDKKSTEKINFISDIKHPVPYSEDIKTVFTPRKYMTDDQRFAARRPDVLVFETEVLTENFTLAGDILAKLKVATTGSAADWIVKVIDVHPADSEENNQKLQDHLKMSNYHLMVRSEVLRGRFRNSFEHPEPFIPNKKTDVNIKLQDVFHTFKKGHKVQIQVQSTWFPLIDLNPQTYVDNIYKADEKDFKTQTHSVFTDSCIEFSVLK from the coding sequence ATGAAGAAACTTTTACTCTTAACAATTTTAAGCCTTTTTTTAATAAGTTCTTGTAATTCTACCATAGAAAAAGCTCAAAAAAAAGACACTTTTGTTGCAGACAACTACACAAAAAAAGAAGTTGATATTGCAATGAGAGATGGCGTAAAGCTACACACAACCATCTACACTCCAAAAGACAATTCTAAAAAACACCCAATCTTAATGCAAAGAACTCCTTATAGTTCTGCGCCTTATGGAGAAGGAAAGATGAAAACCAAAATTGGTCCTAATGTTCATTTAATGAAAGAATTGAATATTGTGGTTTATCAAGATGTTCGTGGTCGTTGGATGAGTGAAGGCGTCTATGATAATATGCGTGCTTATCTTCCTAATAAAACAGCAAAACAATCTGATGAAGTTTCTGATACTTATGACACCATTGATTGGTTGGTGAAAAATGTAGAGAACAATAACGGAAATGTGGGGACTTGGGGAATTTCATATCCTGGGCATTATGCAACTATTTCTACTATTGATGCGCATCCGGCCTTAAAAGCAGCTTCTCCACAAGCCTGTATTGGCGATTTTTTCTTTGATGATTTTCATCATAATGGTGCTTTTATGTTAAGTTATTTTAGAGCTATTTCATTATTTGGTACTTACAAAGACACACCTACAGATTCTGCTTGGTATTCGTTTCCAAAAATGGATTCTCAAGATCAGTATCAATTTTTCTTAGACAAAGGTCCTTTAAAGAACTTGAATGAATATTTTCAGTATGATAAATTAGATGTCGCAAATACCGAAAAAGATAAAAATAGAATCGATGATTTTTTCTGGAAAGAAATTACAGAACATCCTAATTACGATTCTGTATGGCAAAGTAAAGGCATCATTAAGCATTTAGACAAAGTTCCGTCTACAGTTGCAACCATGATTGTTGGTGGAGAATTTGATGCAGAAGATTTATACGGACCATTAGAAACCTATAAAGCCATCGAAAAACATGGAAAAGAGAATTACAACACTTTGGTTTTCGGTCCTTGGGATCATGGAAAATGGGCAAGAAGTACTGTAGAAAATTATGTAGGTAATTATTATTTTGGAGATTCTATTTCTTTAAAATTTCAATCTGATATTGAAACAAAATTCTTTAACCATTTCTTAAAAGGAAATGGCGATAAAAATTCTGGTTTACCAGAAGCCTATGTTTTTGATTCTGGTAAAAAAGAATGGAAATCTTATGATGTATGGCCTCCTAAAAATACAGTAAAAGAAAATTGGTTTTTGTCTGCTAATCAAGAATTAACTTCAGATAAAAAATCAACAGAAAAAATTAATTTTATTAGTGATATAAAACATCCTGTTCCATATTCCGAAGACATTAAAACAGTTTTTACACCACGTAAATACATGACAGACGATCAGCGTTTTGCGGCAAGAAGACCCGATGTTTTGGTTTTTGAAACTGAAGTTTTAACGGAAAATTTTACTTTGGCTGGAGATATTTTAGCAAAACTAAAAGTAGCAACTACAGGTTCTGCTGCAGATTGGATTGTAAAAGTGATTGATGTTCATCCTGCGGATTCAGAAGAGAATAACCAGAAATTACAAGATCACTTAAAAATGAGTAATTATCATTTAATGGTTAGAAGCGAAGTTTTACGTGGTCGTTTTAGAAATAGTTTTGAACATCCAGAGCCTTTTATCCCTAATAAAAAAACAGACGTAAATATAAAATTACAAGACGTTTTTCATACGTTTAAAAAAGGTCATAAAGTACAAATTCAGGTGCAAAGTACGTGGTTTCCTTTAATCGATTTAAATCCACAAACCTATGTAGACAACATTTATAAAGCAGACGAAAAAGATTTTAAAACACAAACACACAGCGTTTTTACAGATTCTTGTATTGAATTTTCTGTGTTAAAATAA
- a CDS encoding Xaa-Pro dipeptidyl-peptidase: MTNKIQILIVFLFALAMKAQEKATPIFKNGEAQIVEAFNDSSKWIRTDLWVETTFDSDGDGKLDRMHVDVTRPEQTETEGLKLPVVYESSPYYSGTAKGGTELFWNVKHELGEKVAKPVYVEVERTGKRPIISNSQIKTWVPRGYIVIHSSSPGTGLSDGAPTVGGDNESLAPKAVIDWLNGRAKGFTEREGNEEVTAFWSTGKVGMTGTSYNGTIPLAAATTGVNGLEAIIPVAPNTSYYHYYRSNGLVRSPGGYLGEDIDVLYDYIHSGKEENRARNNKVIRDTEMANGMDRESGDYNDFWAGRDYLNDMKPMTAALLMSHGFNDWNVMPEHSYRIYNKAKEMGIPSQIFYHQNGHGGPPPIKMMNRWFTRYLHGVKNNVENDAKAWIVRENDKKDEPTPYKNYPNPAAKPVTLYLTPGAPKAGKLLTTKTSKAKETLVDNYSFSGEALAQADYTNHRLIYVSPTLKEDLHISGLSSIKINAASSKPAVNLSVWLVSLPWNKGKRTKITDNIITRGWADLQNHASLTKSSPLKKGQFYEMTFNLQPDDQIIKKGQQIGLMIFSSDSNFTLLPKPGTELTVDLNKTSITLPVVGGKEAFAKATE; the protein is encoded by the coding sequence ATGACAAATAAAATTCAAATTTTAATAGTATTTCTTTTTGCCCTAGCAATGAAGGCACAAGAAAAAGCAACACCTATTTTTAAAAATGGTGAAGCACAAATAGTAGAAGCTTTTAACGATTCTAGTAAATGGATTCGTACAGATTTATGGGTAGAAACTACGTTTGATAGCGACGGAGACGGAAAACTAGATAGAATGCATGTTGATGTTACAAGACCTGAGCAAACAGAAACTGAAGGTTTAAAACTACCTGTTGTTTATGAATCTAGCCCATATTATTCTGGTACTGCCAAAGGAGGCACAGAATTATTTTGGAATGTAAAACATGAATTAGGTGAAAAAGTAGCAAAACCTGTTTATGTAGAAGTTGAAAGAACCGGAAAAAGACCAATTATTTCAAATTCACAAATTAAAACTTGGGTTCCAAGAGGCTATATCGTTATTCATTCTTCATCACCAGGAACTGGTTTATCTGATGGTGCACCAACAGTTGGTGGAGATAATGAATCTTTAGCACCAAAAGCAGTTATAGACTGGTTAAACGGACGAGCAAAAGGCTTTACAGAAAGAGAAGGAAATGAAGAAGTTACTGCTTTTTGGTCTACCGGAAAAGTAGGTATGACAGGAACTTCTTATAACGGAACAATTCCGTTAGCAGCAGCTACAACCGGCGTAAATGGATTAGAGGCAATTATACCAGTTGCCCCAAATACTTCTTATTATCATTATTACAGATCTAATGGATTGGTGCGGTCTCCTGGCGGATATCTTGGTGAAGACATTGATGTTTTATATGATTATATTCATAGCGGAAAAGAAGAAAATAGAGCTCGTAATAATAAAGTTATTAGAGATACAGAAATGGCGAATGGCATGGACAGAGAAAGTGGTGATTATAACGATTTTTGGGCTGGAAGAGATTATTTAAATGATATGAAACCTATGACAGCTGCTTTATTAATGTCTCATGGATTTAATGATTGGAATGTGATGCCAGAGCATAGTTATAGAATTTACAATAAAGCTAAAGAAATGGGGATTCCTTCTCAAATATTTTATCATCAAAATGGCCACGGTGGACCACCTCCAATAAAAATGATGAATCGTTGGTTTACTCGTTATTTACACGGAGTTAAAAACAACGTAGAGAATGATGCAAAAGCTTGGATTGTTAGAGAAAATGACAAAAAAGACGAACCAACTCCTTATAAAAACTACCCAAACCCAGCTGCAAAACCTGTAACATTATACTTAACTCCAGGTGCCCCTAAAGCAGGTAAATTATTAACTACCAAAACCTCTAAAGCAAAAGAAACTTTAGTAGATAATTATTCTTTTTCTGGCGAAGCTTTAGCCCAAGCAGATTATACAAATCATCGATTAATTTATGTTTCTCCTACCTTAAAAGAAGATCTTCATATATCTGGCTTAAGTTCTATAAAAATAAACGCAGCAAGTAGTAAACCTGCGGTAAACTTATCTGTTTGGTTGGTTTCATTACCTTGGAATAAAGGAAAAAGAACAAAAATTACCGACAACATTATTACACGTGGTTGGGCAGATTTACAAAATCATGCATCATTAACAAAAAGCAGTCCTTTAAAAAAGGGGCAATTCTATGAAATGACTTTTAACCTACAGCCAGATGATCAAATTATAAAAAAAGGACAACAAATTGGTTTAATGATTTTTTCTAGTGATTCTAATTTTACATTATTACCAAAACCTGGTACAGAATTAACAGTCGACTTAAACAAAACCTCTATTACACTTCCTGTTGTTGGCGGTAAAGAAGCATTTGCAAAAGCTACAGAATAA